The proteins below come from a single Miscanthus floridulus cultivar M001 chromosome 1, ASM1932011v1, whole genome shotgun sequence genomic window:
- the LOC136483689 gene encoding uncharacterized protein, translated as MAAASQSDAPHRDPGQRRPMCGVCTKPLRLCLCGRLRSPPVDNAVGVTVLQHAMEAHHPLNSTRVARLGLRNLAVVQVTDVNHRARFILTTLEAGGGAAASGLAGGPVAAHFGNHDRSDGPEEIDLQNGGGPAFPRVGICAKSDRKDNASCDFDGSGLNACGYLGAEDISFGDSCERLDLGDLNGGIFCNLAGEVGSLSCARFIKKMKSDGQSAAGLERPSSAANQIENSVDDSTIGESNHRSEVGLTYKVNGKLSNSVVANDSDSGEVNGMVNDWNGMGEEIDEASAAIGQDWTRKNMDKCTIAYTEKVLRIDIERGVKPKIRWLSRGPLGEAAVSNGFLVTKIQMKKCKLTGEVTVFEEFSITIPPKSALLFPCQRAISIDASGCQVQHLIVLDGTWAKAQRMYHENPSLQLLPYVKLESDRVSLYSEVRHEPRAGCLSTIESIVVAMRKLGEDSKGLDDLLDVFESMIADQRRCKDENVKQKLKS; from the coding sequence ATGGCGGCGGCGAGCCAGAGCGATGCGCCTCACCGGGACCCCGGGCAACGCCGTCCCATGTGCGGCGTCTGCACGAAGCCCCTCCGTCTCTGCCTCTGCGGCCGCCTCCGCTCCCCGCCGGTGGACAACGCCGTCGGAGTCACCGTCCTGCAGCACGCGATGGAGGCCCACCACCCGCTCAACTCCACGCGCGTGGCGCGCCTCGGCCTCCGCAACCTCGCCGTCGTTCAGGTCACTGACGTCAACCACCGCGCCCGCTTCATCCTCACCACGCttgaggccggcggcggcgcggcggcgtcgGGTCTTGCAGGCGGTCCTGTGGCTGCTCATTTTGGAAACCATGATCGGTCTGACGGGCCTGAGGAGATCGACTTGCAGAATGGCGGTGGCCCTGCGTTTCCTCGTGTTGGGATTTGCGCCAAATCAGATCGAAAAGATAATGCGAGCTGTGATTTTGACGGGTCCGGATTGAATGCCTGTGGTTATCTGGGCGCTGAAGACATCAGTTTTGGTGATTCTTGTGAAAGGTTGGATCTTGGGGACCTCAATGGTGGGATCTTCTGCAATCTTGCTGGAGAGGTTGGTTCTCTTAGTTGTGCCAGATTCATCAAGAAGATGAAGAGTGATGGACAGTCTGCAGCAGGTCTTGAAAGGCCTAGCTCTGCAGCAAACCAGATAGAGAACTCTGTTGATGACTCAACTATAGGTGAAAGCAACCATAGAAGCGAGGTGGGGTTGACGTATAAGGTAAATGGTAAGTTGTCTAATTCTGTAGTAGCAAATGACTCAGACTCAGGAGAAGTTAATGGGATGGTTAATGACTGGAATGGTATGGGAGAAGAAATAGATGAAGCTAGTGCTGCTATTGGACAGGATTGGACCAGGAAAAACATGGATAAGTGCACTATTGCATACACAGAGAAGGTACTAAGGATTGATATTGAACGCGGAGTGAAACCCAAAATCAGATGGTTATCAAGAGGCCCGCTTGGTGAAGCAGCTGTCTCAAATGGCTTTCTTGTCACAAAGATACAGATGAAGAAGTGTAAACTCACTGGAGAGGTAACAGTGTTTGAGGAATTCTCAATCACCATACCGCCAAAATCTGCTTTGCTATTTCCATGCCAGCGGGCAATCAGCATTGATGCTTCAGGTTGTCAGGTACAGCATTTGATTGTGTTGGATGGCACTTGGGCAAAAGCACAGAGGATGTACCATGAGAATCCATCGTTGCAACTTCTGCCATACGTGAAGCTGGAGTCAGATAGGGTTAGCTTGTATAGTGAGGTGAGGCATGAGCCAAGGGCTGGGTGCTTGTCTACCATTGAGAGTATAGTTGTTGCCATGAGGAAACTGGGAGAAGATTCAAAGGGATTGGATGATCTCTTGGATGTTTTTGAGTCGATGATTGCTGATCAGCGGCGATGCAAGGATGAGAATGTCAAGCAAAAGCTGAAGTCCTAA